cctgtgggggacccacactggaacagtctactcctgaaggactgcactcCGTGGAAAGGACCCACATTGGatcagtttgtgaagaactgcagcttgTGGGAATGACTCACGTtagagaagttcatggaggactgtctcccatgggagataccccatgctggagcagaggaagagtgtgaggaggaagaagcagcagaaacaacccCTGTTTCTCCTCCCCCTGTGCCactcagggggaggaggtagagaaatcgtgagtgaagttgagcccaggaagaaccataaaatcacagaattgttttggttggaaaggacctttaagatcatctagtccaaccattaacctaacacttcaaagtccaccactaaagcatatccctaagcaccacatctacttgtcttttaagtACCTTCGGGGATGGTGACTCGACCActtcactgggcagcctgttccagtgcttgataaccctttcagtgcagggagggatggggcagaggtgtttttagatttgttcttatttgttcttatttctcagtATCCTGCTCTgtttgattggtaataaatttaattttgccaagtcgagtctgttttgcccatgatggtaactggtgagtgatctccctgaCCTTATCTTGACCGATGAgctttttgtcatattttttctCGCCCTGTCTTGCTGAGGACAGGGAGTGATAGGGCAGCTTGGTGGGCTACTGgtggccagccaaggtcaacccaccacaatgtgaatgaaaataaattttaggcAGTTGAACTGAAGTTCTTGGTATTAATTGTAGTCTTCTCTGTACTGTACATATTGATATGCCTTTCTGAACTAAGATTTCAAGTAGaatgtggaaaatatttatttgtgatTTACTATTATGAAAATTAGgaattttaagcaaataaaatttaatctgaaaatcAGTGCCACTTTTATgtgttttatgcttttcttgTTTGACAATTCTTTTGATgagtatttttctgtcttttcatatTTCCAATACACTCCTAAAACCTGTTCCTCAGCTGTGGTGATGTGTCCTATTAGAATTTCACCATCTCCCAACTAATTTTAATAATGTAATAAGAAGTTACAGAATCAGAATTGGTACGTACGCAGGGCAGTATTGGCAGACATAAAAGTGTTTGTATTTACTGTTGGGACAGAAAGCGACAGCACATCCAACTTGGTAAGAATTGTACCAAACGACCTGTAGAtataagaattaaaataatgggAGAAtggaaaatacacatttgaaaagcatttaaatacaatatacattaaagaaacatttgcaaCCAAGTTAAGTCACTTTATTTACcctttataataaaatataagtCCCACCTTGctggaaaaacttttttttttcctgttttcaccCCTGAACCAAATCATTTAGGATATAATGATAATTTATCatatagatataaaatatttgagtAAAACTCTCtcaaatatatatgttttcatTCAATCAAAACTGTTGAAGAAGATGTAGGAATCATGATGTAAAATTTTGCGTCTTGTGTTTCGTGCAGGTGAACAGAGATTATCATAAGccattttcaaaatggaaactCTCTGAGGTAATGGAACTCTGTAGACTGTAACAAACATTCATATTTCCTTCCTGATACTTTAATAACCCTCTTCTTTCAGTGTCTGAGcaattttcagaagttaaacaaacaaataagtttcttccctttattccttcctgaagttttaaaataccaGTATCTTTACTCTGTAAAGTCACTTAacctattattttaattttaattctattCCTTTGAAAGTTTTCATCTTGCTTTGTCAGGATAACTCTTATGTCTCCATTGTGCttattccctttaaaaataatgagaggGTAAATGTTGCTTAGCTAACAtatagatatttatttattcagcctgaaatagaaaaaaaattgcatctaCCTGAGTGTAATGTCCAATCACAGCACCTTGTGTTTTTGCTCCAGTTCCATACTCGAAATCTTTCTCCTCATTGTACCAGGCCTGAACAACATCTGGCCATGGGAAAGGGGCGGATGACATGAAGAGGTTTTCACCACATAGTAcagctgaaaagagaaaggtaCTGAGAAATGCATAAAAGATACATGTGtgagaaaaagacagcaaaaggtGGCATGATTTCCAGGGAAGTTCTCATCCTAGATGAGACagaagggtttgttttttttccagttcagtgaCATCACTCTTTGCCAATACTGAAGTTGTCACTTGACAAGTTTGCAGCATGGCCAGCCTGTTTGGCTGGTAGTTTGGTTGCTGACAGGTCTTCTGCATGCCTGTAGATACACCTGCACATGTGCACCACAGAGTCATGACTGTAATTTTGCTATTTGAAAGTTAGCAACCTAGTCATTATTGAGGTCACGGCTCAGTAATCTTGGGAAAATCTCAATAATTCAAAGCTTACTTGTGGTACACAGGAAGGTGTCTACACTATCATGTGAATTCACctactgttttttatttagGTGTGGTGCCCTGATCAACCCTACTGCATATGCATTAGTTCTTATCTGGACTTCACCTTATCAAGACCCAGAGGATTTGGTTTTTAAGCAAAACTATGGGGACTGAGTGACAGTCCTCATCTTACAtacagtatagacagaggtcAGTCTATGTAAACATAGTACAGTTGTAACTCCAATATCCAAAGACTGAAGTGCTTACATGAACCTCCAAGACAGTTATAGGTTGCAAGTTGCCAGgggatttaaaaattatgagTCTTGTCTTAACAATTGCGCTCAGCACCACCAGTGGGTTTTGGACCTTTACCATTTGCCCTTTCCTTCCCAGACAGTTTCATCCAGCCCATGCAAGCTGTGTTCTACAGTAAACTGGGTCCAGATTCTTAGATCTTCTTCATTCTGATGGATATTTTGAGAGAATATGCATTCtcactataatttttttttcaccggCTTAAAAAAATAGGATATACCTATATAAAACTGATGCAATTGGGATGAGAATGTGATTGAACTTTTCTCACTTACTTTACAGATTTAGATCTAGAATTTTGCCTTTGTCCCATGCACTAATAAAATCACCTTGACTATAAAtggcatttcaaaaaaaaaacaaaccagacaaCCAAACAGAAACCAAACTGATCACATCAGCAACATGCATGACTCATGCTTCACTTACTGGTTCTCCTCATGTTAGCAGGACTGTGACTTAAAGTACATCGATTGGCCCATTTTTGGGCATTCTTTGCAGCCGCAGGACTCCATTcctcaataaaagaaaatattagtcATTCAGACATGTATCAATTAATAATCCCTCATGAAGGAACAACATTTGGAAATTacacttcaaattaaaaaaaaattcttcccattttttgGTGGATAGTGGGAGTAGGAACAAAGTTACTGTGCACCCAGGAGAATAGAATCTGTGAAGACTGATAAAGAATGCATCAGAAAGAAATGAGCAATGCCGTggctcctccttttccttttaattttcctccaAAAGAAAGAGACATTATTGTTCATACACCACaaaattttccagtttttttttccacatgccAAACTTTATGTTTCTCTTGTTGCTGGCCATGCTCATTCCTTAGGAAAGATCTGGAGAGCAAATTTGTGgccaaataaaataatgtgaCTGTGTATACAGTCCTGTATCTGTCATAGGGTCCATTACTCGTTAAAAATAGATTTACAGCACGCAACTTACCATCTTCAACATGTTGCTGGCAGTTGGTTTTACTCCTCTCCTGAGGGTATTATGTTTGTCAACAATCAGCTTTTGCTGACTTGGTTTGCTAGTTGACAGAGCATCGAAACATTCAGATTCCTAAATCGAAAGAACatgttacatttcttttttatttgaatgtaaCTAAATCTTGAATCATGTctaggaaatattaaaataccaaaatattAGTATCAATGAAGGACATGATCCTTGTGATGGAGAGGCACTGTGATACGCTTTGTCTCCTAAGTATCTCTAGGACCACTTCTATGTGGAGTCACACTTAACTGGTTCTAGAGCGCACAGCTTAGCAGTAATACTGGTTCCTGCGTCATATCTGCCGACCCTCTGTGGATGTCTGAGATATCCTCGAACATCTCATGTGCCTGTAGACTCTTACATTTAGGTAACTGAATCAGACTTAATTTACTATTATTATAATTTCCTTTGTGAGGTTTTGAGGAAACAGGATCTAAAAAACAGCTGCAGACGTAAATGTGCTTATGACGTGTTCTCcttcttcagtattttaaacatGCCTATCATGTTTTTTTGTTGAAGGAACCTGTTGTTTAATCACAGGATTGTCACAGACCTCTTGTGGTACTTCATCAGAACATCCCACTGAACAAAAAAGTGTGCCTATGTTTTTCATGCCATAGATTTCCTTCCACTCCTGTTACAACTGATAGCATTTATAAAACTTTTTACgtgttttctaattaaaaaatagccATGTGCAGAAGTCAGCTTCCCCTTTACAACCATTCTCACTAGTCTTCTAGACTGCAGCATGGATAGCAGAAATTGAAAAACTAGGGGGAAATGTAGTCAAGCCTTCAGTCACATTAgtgtttctgaagcagaagtAGCAAACATCAAACTTCAGACTAAGTATGGGTTGGGAGGAACCACTCTAAGTGTGTTTGGAGTATGTTAGTTCATTTAGTTGTTTGAGGGAAATCAGTGACACTTGTTGAGAGGATGGGACTGTGAGCAAAGAGAGAAGCACATAGCTCAGGACTTGTAGGACTAGAAAGGGAGAGTTAGGTAACTACTGCCTGTAAAAGTGTGGGGAACTAACAGGAAAAGGGCTGGATTTTGGGGAGATACATGTTAGTGGATCTGTGTATGGGAGCTTCTGGAAAATATAGTTATCTCTGACCCACTCATAAGTAACACTGGGCCTATCGACGTTTTAATGTGCAAGTGTGGAACCAATCTACTCTTCTGAAATTAAAGACTTCAAGAACAAATGCTTTCCAGATCCTAGACACCTAATCAGACTCTTTCTGCATATGATTGACGTGCATAGGAAAAGCCACGTTCAGTCAGACCACGAGTGCCTTTGTTCCCATCCAGATTTTCTGAGTAAAAAGTGTGGATCCTACCTCTCCAGTGGATggaggcagcacagctgcaagaCACAGGAACACCACTGGCAGAATCATCTCTGAAAAGGGGAGAATGaggatttaatttattttttacagagCTTTCATTTCTCTGAGCACATAATTcaccttccttctgtgtgtttcCTGGCTTTTTCTCAAGTAGCAaagcaatgttttctttctctcctccttctctcctcctcccatttttataagttaaaaaaataaaattcattcaCCCTCTGCATTTCCAAATTTCTATGAATCAGCTGCTTTGTACATCTCTTACTTCCTGCTCTAATCCTGGCCAAATACCTTCACCTGAATTCATAGTACAGGAGGACATTCTGGCCTCCCTTCATGTAGAGAGCCTTCTGCTCATTGCCACACAGTGGAACAGCTGAGGTGGGATGCTGCTTTTAGCTTGTTCCTGTGTCTGCGTTAGTCTAAAACTTTCCCTACTCCCAATCGCCTGCTTTAAATGGGCTGCATTTATTGAAAGGGGTGTTAGACACTCAGCCCATGTGCAGACCTCTATGCTTAGGTGTCCAAGTCTAGATTCAAATGCCACACTTAAAGACCAGCACTGCAAAGCCTTGCACTTGAGATGGGGCAGAACTGGCTGGATCAGAAATGGACCAGCACTGGCTTCCTgtgctttatttgttttaattttttttaaagacaactcTTGATTACATTACAGGTAACGTGGAATGGCAGCAGAAATGAGTGCCTTCTCTAACTGAAGAAGCAACCACCAGACACTGGACTCCAAGACTCTACTTACTTAGAAGGCTCAAAGCGCCATTTCATCCCACTGCAGAGATCCAGGAGGTAATAGGTCACTTCAAAGTTCTGGTGTCTGATTGCGATCAGTCACAGGAGTTAACATTCAACTTGTTTCTGCTCAGGCACCTTAGGCAGGCAAGCAGGTGACTGAAGTGGAATTTACCTATTTTGGCATTTTTCCCAGTCTCCCACTTGAAGGGAATTTATGGGCATGTTGCCACAGAGGTATATTATTACTTtcatttatttggttttgaggGGCTGGTGGTTTGAGTTTTAATATATTCTTGGGGAAAGGCCAATAGGATTTGCTGATCTTTCCATATTCAGCAAAGCCCCTCTACCTTGAGGCAACCAGTTTGTATAAAACACAAGGTGCTCTGGCTCATGGAGAACACGTGGGTAAGAAAAACTATTCTTTTCCAAACAGTACAGCAAGGCCCACTTTCCTCACCAGCCTGCTTATATTGCACTGGAGGCAAACCACACTCCCCAGTCTATAGGTGGGGGAGCTACTCCAGCTCTGCTAAAGAGCAAAGCCCATTGAAATGGGCTGGGACTATGGACAACTGAGATCAGAGGCCAAAAACTGGACAGACTGGCCACATCTGTACAATTAAACTCTCACAGGTTCCAAAATAAGGTGGCTTATTCTAAGCATTTATAGTTTAGGAAAAATCTAGTTGATCCAGGAGAAAAACATGCTGGGAACTATTCTGATAATTAGCAGTATAAGTCAACAATTTCCTGTTCTTGGTATTGCCTTACGTCACTTATGTTTAATTTTGACATCACCTAAGCCTCCTCAAAGTGCTTTAGAATCACAGAGTTTTTTTCTTACTAACTTTTCTACCACTTATTCCTCAGAGTCATTGCAGTGTATATGACCTAGGTGTTTAGCAATAAAAGATTATACACCCAATAACATGAAAAATCGTtcttttcactttatttctAACTACAAAGAAAATAGAGGTGGGGTTATTTTTAGCTGTACTCAATTTACAagcaaaaatgcatcttttgaGTGCAAAATGTGATGATATGCAAATAAGAAACAACCCTTTTCGCACCTAAAACATGTAAAAACAAATTCTCTGtttcaatggaaaaataaatcttcattgAAACTGTGAAGCTTTCTATTTTGCAAACCAAACCGAAGAAGTTAACTTAAAGACATGGGTAAAGTATTCATTCACTGTAATATTTTCTATGAATTAACTTACAATTAAATATAATTGGTAATTTAATACATGATacaagttttaaaatgcaagtggAATGCTTTTTAAGACCCAGTGGGTTTCCTGCTCCAAGATATTAACATACTTTTGGCAATCCCACTGATTTCAACCAAATGCTTATAGTTTATGAGATGTAAATTTAATTGCTCTGAATTAATTTCTAGGCACTGGTCCTAAAATCAGTCTCTCTGTCCCCCTCCCCTGTTCCCCCTCAATCAAACACAAATCAGGACGTGTGCCAAGTCTTACTGACTTTCCTGCAACTCCATCTGTGTACAGGGATCTGCCACTCAAAGATGCTGCTTTAGCATCCCTAGTTTGTATGAGTTTAGCAAACTTATGTGAATATGCTTTTCCTATCCCTCctcctaaaaaaaagaaaaaattgtatCCTGAATTATTCGTACCATTCAATATCTATTACAAAAGAACAttcccattattttttattaacctTGAAAAACACCTGAAATGGAATAATACTAGCTGTGATTGTACTTGTAGAGCATTGTTGCACAAAGTCCTACTTAGCAGACACCTTGCACAAGAGTGGTAAACTGCACAAAGTGGTAATTTCCCtactctgaaaataaatgatgaTAGCTACATATAGCAATAGAATATACTGAACTGAATATGTATCCAATTCAGTATGTTCaatctgtctctgtctctcccttTGTACATATAATCTGCCAAGATATTGCTTTCTTCCATACAGGTGCCTTTTAATGTTTGTGATTGTTCATcaattttctctcccttttttttagCTCATGTTACACTATTGCCTATGTAATccttatttttcactgaataaaATCCTCCTTCTGTGACTGTCCTAAATTGTTCACAAAGTCTTCTGACAATAGGTTGCATtttaatacatgaaaaaaatgcaatactttaaacaaacaaatcagtCTAAATCCTacctttattttccagaaagatTGGAAGTTTCTTCCATCCTTCTTCAGCTGGTTGTGGAAGTGACCAGAGTTCTTCAGCAGAGGGTGATTTATAGCTCTTCTGTTTCCTGATAGGACTAGGTGACTCAGCGTCACAGGTATTCAAATAGTGACTAGATAGAACATCGCATTTGTCAAGTGCACATTCTTCCAAGAAGAAGGTTGTTTGCTTGTGTTCCATTTCTATTTCCTCTTACTTCTTGTATTGGAAGAGATGAAATACTCTGAAATGAGTTTTGTATGTATTGCTCCTTATATGTGAAATTTGCAGTCAATGTGAACGCCAGGTATAAAGGCTCTCTGGTAATGATTGACGCATCCAGTTCTAGAGAGACTTGATCTTAATCTCCAGCAATGCAAATAAACTCAGCTGGCTACTGAGATGTCTCCAGACTGACATTGTGGTAACCAAGATGAAATCTTGTCTATTGATTTTTCCATGGGGGTAAAAAGTCTTCGGACAAGTTCCTGTTCATACTATAGCTTCTTTACATCAATCCTATAGTATAAAAGTCAAAGAAGGAGACAAAGGTATTTCCGTAATTGATACTTTTACCCAATATTGGATAAAGATTATTGTGTGCACTAGCGTTCAAACACATATAGTAGTTTGATTTGACATTTCTGGATACATGGAGTAAGACGAGAATGGGTGGAAATATTGCCAGATTAGAAGGGTATTTGTGTGCACATCAACTGTTTCTGTCCACATTTAGTCTCAAGTAATTACTGACCAGAGCAGCTGTCATTGTctgcttttatataaaaatgttgctgtttttctatttaaattcaGGTCTTCCTTCCTCATAGTCATTCAACTCCTACCCTAGTCCCTTGTGAAGTGTGCCTTCAAAACAatcttttacttttcattacCTGGGAAACCAGTATATTGGCTCTACCAGACAAAATGGTAGTGGTGTGACTTGTTTTATAATTACaaagagagcaactggaatgtatcgagctctgcctaggggtggatGGAGAACAAGTCAAGAGCCTATGGGTAAGGCTAATAcaggtgacactgttgtgggtgtttactacaggtcacctgatcag
This region of Nyctibius grandis isolate bNycGra1 chromosome 1, bNycGra1.pri, whole genome shotgun sequence genomic DNA includes:
- the LOC137666628 gene encoding cysteine-rich venom protein-like; amino-acid sequence: MILPVVFLCLAAVLPPSTGEESECFDALSTSKPSQQKLIVDKHNTLRRGVKPTASNMLKMEWSPAAAKNAQKWANRCTLSHSPANMRRTTVLCGENLFMSSAPFPWPDVVQAWYNEEKDFEYGTGAKTQGAVIGHYTQVVWYNSYQVGCAVAFCPNSKYKHFYVCQYCPAGNLLSSIQTPYKKGEPCGDCPNACENGLCTNPCRHQDFFGHCRNLKTLFGCNHSLVKEKCPATCRCMTQII